Proteins co-encoded in one Malus domestica chromosome 09, GDT2T_hap1 genomic window:
- the LOC103421837 gene encoding probable CoA ligase CCL8 yields the protein MLHLHLYLRSTAPFNHLNQQLLRSLFSSSSSYPPSLRRTHPLLCWSHSPHFSSLQSGSYMEESKVANQGSDTHDTIAIRSNHKSYSYNQLISSASRISRLLSTGEFNATSSALIDGGKGQGHLGGARIGIVAKPSAEFVAGILGTWLCGGVAVPLALSYPEAELLHVINDSDVSMILSTEDHMQLMENVAAKCTAQTSLIPPVPSSSSPESAAGSLQAGGLDADAIFHRNIKQTSEDPALVIYTSGTTGKPKGVVHTHKSIGAQVQTLAEAWGYTSADQFLNCLPLHHVHGLFNAVLAPLYAGSTVEFMPKFSVREIWQRWREAYPVSGSNADDGITVFTGVPTMYARLIQAHNAMDQELKVASAYAAKQLRLMMCGSSALPLPVMQKWETITGHRLLERYGMTEFVMAISNPLRGERKAGTVGKPFPGVEVKIVAEDESGSDATGVGELCVKSPSLFKEYWKLPEVTKQSFTSDGYFRTGDAGTVDEDGYYIILGRTSADIMKVGGYKLSALEIESVLLQHPAVEECCVLGLPNKDYGEAVCAIIVPEVETKRKQREELKPAISLEELSFWAKDKLAPYKIPTQLILWDSLPRNAMGKVNKKELKKTLASDQ from the exons ATGCTCCACCTCCACCTGTATTTGCGATCCACCGCGCCATTTAATCACCTCAACCAgcaacttttgaggtcactcttctcctcctcctcctcctaccCACCTTCTCTCAGACGCACCCACCCTTTGCTCTGCTGGTCACACTCTCCGCATTTCTCCT CATTGCAATCTGGTTCATATATGGAGGAGTCAAAGGTAGCTAATCAAGGGTCTGATACTCATGATACTATTGCTATTCGATCTAATCACAAGAGTTACAGTTACAACCAACTAATCTCATCTGCATCAAGGATATCCAGATTGTTATCTACCGGTGAATTTAATGCT ACTTCTTCAGCATTGATTGATGGTGGGAAGGGACAAGGGCATCTTGGAGGGGCTAGAATAGGAATTGTGGCTAAGCCCTCGGCTGAGTTTGTCGCTGGTATACTTGGGACATGGCTTTGTGGAGGTGTTGCAGTTCCACTCGCTCTCAGCTATCCTGAAGCTGAGCTCTTGCATGTCATAAATGACTCA GACGTCTCAATGATACTGAGTACTGAAGATCATATGCAACTCATGGAAAATGTTGCTGCTAAATGTACTGCCCAAACCTCTCTTATTCCACCAGTTCCCAGTAGTTCTTCACCAGAAAGTGCAGCTGGTAGTTTACAAGCAGGAGGACTCGATGCAGATGCAATTTTTCACCGGAATATAAAACAAACAA GTGAGGATCCTGCATTAGTCATATACACTAGTGGCACAACAGGAAAACCGAAAGGAGTTGTTCACACGCACAAAAGCATCGGTGCACAA GTCCAAACCTTGGCAGAAGCTTGGGGGTATACATCTGCCGATCAATTTTTGAATTGTTTACCTCTACATC ATGTACATGGGCTTTTTAATGCTGTACTTGCTCCCCTCTATGCAGGTTCCACG GTTGAGTTTATGCCAAAATTTAGCGTAAGGGAAATTTGGCAGAGGTGGCGGGAAGCATATCCAGTTAGTGGATCTAATGCAGATGATGGCATAACAGTCTTTACTGGA GTTCCAACCATGTATGCTCGATTGATACAAGCTCACAATGCAATGGATCAAGAGCTAAAAGTTGCCTCTGCCTATGCTGCAAAACAGTTGCGTCTAATG ATGTGTGGTTCCTCTGCACTCCCTCTTCCTGTAATGCAAAAATGGGAAACCATCACAGGACATCGTCTTTTGGAACGTTATGGCATGACAGAG TTTGTCATGGCAATATCAAACCCCTTAAGAGGTGAGCGGAAAGCAGGCACGGTAGGAAAACCATTTCCGGGTGTGGAG GTAAAGATTGTTGCTGAAGATGAAAGTGGAAGTGATGCTACAGGTGTTGGTGAGCTGTGTGTCAAAAGTCCTTCATTATTCAAGGAATATTGGAAGCTTCCTGAG GTAACAAAGCAATCATTTACAAGTGATGGGTATTTCAGAACTGGAGATGCTGGTACAGTGGACGAAGATGGGTACTACATCATATTAGGAC GTACCAGTGCTGATATCATGAAGGTTGGTGGATACAAGTTATCTGCGTTAGAAATTGAATCAGTTCTTTTACAG CACCCAGCTGTGGAGGAGTGTTGTGTGTTGGGCTTACCGAACAAAGACTATGGAGAAGCTGTTTGTGCAATAATTGTGCCAGAGGTGGAAACAAAGAGGAAGCAAAGGGAAGAACTGAAACCTGCTATAAGCTTGGAGGAACTATCCTTTTGGGCTAAAGACAAACTTGCACCATACAAG ATACCAACGCAACTGATTCTGTGGGATTCACTACCTCGGAATGCTATGGGAAAG GTGAACAagaaagagttgaaaaaaactCTGGCTTCTGACCAATAG